GGGATTAGTGACAAGACGCACTGAGGTTTGAGTATTATCTGTTAATACTTTTTCCAGAGCTTCAATTTGTTCATAAAACTCATAAGGTGCATCCATTACTTCTTTATCAGGTAGCGAAAAACCAGCAATTGGTCTAAACAAAGGTTCAACTAGGGGTCGAAGTGCTACCGAGATGTTTTGAAATGGTTTGTAGAAACGGCGCATATACCAGCCACCGACTTCAGGTAAACTCAGCAAACGCAGTGCTGTGCCTATGGGGGCTGAGTCGATAATTAAAACATCAAACTCACCTTCATCGTAATGGCGTTTCATCCTTACCAAACCAAAAATCTCATCCATCCCTGGTAAAATTGCCAATTCCTCCGCTTGTACGCCATCTAAACCCCTTGCCTGTAAAACTTGGGTAATATAACGTTTCACAGCACCCCAGTTTCCCTCCAGTTCTTGCAGCGCATCCAGTTCAGCACCCCACAGATTTGGACGGATTTTTTGGGGTGCGTGTCCCAGTTCCATATCAAAACTGTCTGCAAGGGAGTGGGCGGGATCTGTACTTAAAACCAACGTCTGATAGCCTAGTTCCGCACAACGCAGCCCAGTTGCAGCAGCGACGGAAGTTTTGCCCACGCCGCCTTTACCAGTCATTAAAATTACACGCATAGATGCTTTTATCCTGCCTGAGATTTTTTTACATTTATTTACATTATCGACTGTTTAAGGAAAATAAATGTTGTTTCAACACGTCTAGGCATTATTATGAGTGTTTACCCTAACTCATCCGTTGGGTTTTGCTGCAATAACTGATCGAGCTTAGTTTCCAGTGCTGAGAGTTTTTTAAGAATTGTGGGGCGATCACCATCAATAGAAATTAGTAGATTGGTTATTCTCTCTTGTATATTCGTTAATTGTGCTACTGCATTCTGGATTTGAAGCATTCCTTCTCGGAGTTCTTGGCGTTCTTGTCGTGCTTCCGCCATTTCATCTAACATAGCTTGGACTGTTTTAGCATTACTCTCAATTAGATGTTTGAGTTCTTTATCAGTCATTGCGATCGCGCTTTGAAGTTGAGTTTATTATTAACTCTAAAGTATTGAGGGATTTTGTTTCAATCCCCGGTAGGGCTACCGTGTATACACAAGTCTTGTCGCAGCCATATCTTTATTAATAAATCTCGCACTGCGTTCCCATCGCGCCTGGGAATAAATTCCGAGTCTCATAGCCCAAGTCCACTTAAGTGGACTAAATTGATTATTCAGTCCACTTAAGTGGACTTCAGCTATTAGCCCTGAACTTTAGTTCTGGGCGGAATATCGGTAAGTATGACAGCTTAACTCTGACATCTGACAAAAATGTGGATAAAAGAGTTGAAACGTATGTGGAAAGCACTTGTGTGTACACCATAGGCTCTTCGGGAGGGGAGACGAAGCGTAGCTTTGGTGGGGTGGGGTTCTTCGGGTTTAGTAAGTAATCAAGCGAACATGATATTACTCTTTGTAGTGCTAACTTTGGGTAATTTTTAGCACTACAAAAAGTGAAGTGTTCTTGTTGCACTTGAGATAACCGACTGCTGCGGTTATCAAGCCCTCATCCCACTCCACAAGATTGGATAATTTATTTGTTGGAAATTCTTAATTCACTGTCCCAAGTACATTTTGCTGTAGAGGAACGCCACTAAAGGCAATTTCCTCAACATTCAAGACATTCAAGGTAAATTGATCCCGCTTAATGGTGTAATTGTTGGGGCTGCCTGTACCCGTAATAATATAATCACTTTTGAAATTAGACAGAATTAGCTTATCCGATCCCGATCCACCATCGAGCGTGGCATTACCGTAACCAACATCAAATATGTCGTCGCCACCTCCACCCTTAATCAAGACATCGGCAATAGCGCCCTCTTGGTCTAAAACAGTATTACCGTTAGCATCAATTCGACGGGCTTTGAATTCATCTTTACCGTTTCCGCCATCAATCGTGCCGCCTTGAATACCAACGCTGGCGCCATAGCCAGTAAGGATATCATCTCCTGCCCCTTGATAAATAATGCCATCAGTATTAAGAATACCTGTGCCTTGACTAATGCCACTGCCAATGAGGGTATCGTTGCCATCGCCTAAATTGATTGTGCCACTGTTAACAATGCCTATACCTACACCAGGTGCAAGCTCCACTGGCCCTTGCCCAAAAGGGTCATCAGCGTAGAACCCTGCACCGCCTGTGCCTGTGCCAGAGAGATAGTCGTTTCCCTGCCCAACAGCGATCGTGCTACCCTTGCTGTTGGAGATGCCTATACCCCTACCCGCATAGTACGATCTAAAAGGTTCTTCGCTTGCATCACTCCCCTTGCCGATACCAACAATAGAATCGTTTCCTTTCTCTCCATTAATGTTGCTACCACCACTGTTGAAGATACCTGTACCTTCTCCTCCAGTACTACTAGTTCCACCAGTTCCAGTTCCCTTAATGGAATCGTTCCCTTCTCGTCCATTAATGTTGCTGCCCTCAGTGTTAGAGATTCCTATAGCATTCCCCTCAAATACTCCACTTCCAGTTCCCTCGATAGAGTCATCCCCAAATCCTCCATCAATGCGGCTATCCTGAGTGTTTTGGAGGCCTATTCCACCATTTCCGTCACCTCCCGTTCCGGTTCCCTTGATCAAATCTTTTCCGTCTTCTCCATTAATGTAACCACCCTGAGTGTTAGAGATTCCTGTACCAGGTTGAAAGTTTCTATACCCGGAACCACCACTGCCTGTGCCAGAGATCGTATCGTCTCCACTCCCTGCATTGATGATGCCACTGTTAGCAATGCCTGTGCCTGTGCCACCAGCGTCAGTGTCGTCGCCGCCAGTGCCACTACCCTCGATAGTATCGTTACCTGCTTGAGTATCGATGACTCCGTTTTTTAGAACCTCAATTCCAATTGCTGGGATTGCGTTATCCTCTTGTCCCACCACTAGATCGGAACCAGAAGTGCCTAAGAATGGGGGTAAAGAAACAATTAGTCTGGACATAATATAATTTTCCGCGATTGTGTGCGATCAAGTTTTAAACCCTGAAAGTCTTACTCTTTGAAGAAGAATTTTTTAAGTCAGAATTTCAGCAGTTTGAAAAGTTTTCGTATCTAATCAAAAATTCGGGGTAAGCAATTATTCATTATTCTGCTGTCCACGATTTTCCCATTGGGATTAAGAGAATATTTCTGGCGAATAATAATCAGCAGTAGTTTCTAAACAACGGTTAGGCAATGCCAGATCAAGTAAACGACAATTCATTTTCATCAAGCTAGTACCTGTTTACTTTACGCTGGACGCACAAGTTTTATGCAGAGCCAGCCAATTTTTTATAAAAGTTCATAAAAAAATCCTGCCTGATAATTTCACAACATCGTGCATATTGATTTATCAGTTCCGGCTCACACCATAAATAAATTATGATCAGTTACAAGATTTAGATAAAGCACAGAGTGAGTATAGATTAGCCGCGCAGGGAAATTTATCAATTGCATATAGTGTCACCCAGCAAAGTTGTACCACCTTCACAACAAACCAGTCGCAGCAGGGAAAATTTGCAATATCTTGGGAAAAACTTTCATATACTCATCAATAACCAGAACTATTGCCAAAAAAATCTTGTCCAAGAATAAGTTATACTCCAAAGGTTTTAGAGATGATGAGCAACACCAATATAATCAACATAGTATATGTATGTTTATTCCTCTTTCTGATGATTGCCTTGTTTCAAATGCTAGCAAGGCAGATTCAGACAAATTCTTTCCCCGTAGCTGAACAGCAGGTAATCAGAGTTTTATTTATTGGCAACAGCTATACATATTTCAACGATCTTCCTTGGTTAACACAACAGTTGGCTGCTTCAGGAAAAGAACCTAAAAAGTTAGAAACTGAAATGGTTGTGATTGGTGGAGCTACACTTCAAAACCACTGGAAACGTGGTAAAGCACTCAGACTTTTGAAAGCAAAACGATGGGATTACGTAGTACTGCAAGAGCAAAGTACTTTACCAATTACTAATCCCAAGGAAATGTACAAGTACGCTACTCTGTTTGATGCTGAGATTAAGCGAGTTAATTCCCAAACAGTGTTTTACTTGACTTGGGCAAAGCAAAATCAACCAGAAACGCAACAGATATTGACTGATGCTTACATGAACATTGCTCAAGAACTGAAAGCTAAAGTTGCACCTGTGGGAATAGCTTGGCAAAAAGTTCAAGAAGCAAATCCGAAATTAAACCTTTACAGTTCCGATAAAAGCCACCCTAGTCCGATTGGATCGTATGTCGCAGCGTGTGTATTCTATACAACATTTTACGAGAATAGTCCCGTAGGCTTGAGTCGTCGTATATGTAGTTGCGATTCTAGTAACCCACAAGAAAACAATAGAATTGAGTTGGAAAGTTTAAGTAAAACAGATGCCCAAATCATTAAAAATTTGGTTTATAGCATCGTCATAAAAATATAAAGATAACCTTTTATATATATTTAATTAGCGAATTTATAAAAAAGAAAATATGCACTTAATTGCAAAGTTTTTTATCTACTAGCCTAAGAGATTGCTCGAATTGCTGTATTCAGTGCTTTTTCTACAACTGCGGCTTTACATAACTTTATGAAGGTAGTACGATTTAGGGTAATTACCACGTTAGTTTTTTGGGGTAGGTGGGTAGTATAAATTACCTAAAAACTAATTTGGTATATAGCGATGTTCAAGACTCAATTATCAGAATCCCGTGCTTGGGGGGAACTTAAGACCTCAAAGTTGATGGATTGCCATGTTGGGGCGATCGCAGCTTTAATTTTAATTAGCTTACTGAGTTCATTGAGTGGAACACCATTTGACCATAACATCTCTAACGCCTGGGAAGCCTTTGTCTGGGGATTGGCAGATCCAGTAATTAGTTTAAATTGTTTAGTTGGTATTGTTGCAATTGGCTTACTCTCATCTGTGTTTGTTCGTGGTGCTGCGAT
This portion of the Nostoc sp. GT001 genome encodes:
- a CDS encoding SGNH/GDSL hydrolase family protein, with amino-acid sequence MLARQIQTNSFPVAEQQVIRVLFIGNSYTYFNDLPWLTQQLAASGKEPKKLETEMVVIGGATLQNHWKRGKALRLLKAKRWDYVVLQEQSTLPITNPKEMYKYATLFDAEIKRVNSQTVFYLTWAKQNQPETQQILTDAYMNIAQELKAKVAPVGIAWQKVQEANPKLNLYSSDKSHPSPIGSYVAACVFYTTFYENSPVGLSRRICSCDSSNPQENNRIELESLSKTDAQIIKNLVYSIVIKI
- a CDS encoding TRC40/GET3/ArsA family transport-energizing ATPase, producing the protein MRVILMTGKGGVGKTSVAAATGLRCAELGYQTLVLSTDPAHSLADSFDMELGHAPQKIRPNLWGAELDALQELEGNWGAVKRYITQVLQARGLDGVQAEELAILPGMDEIFGLVRMKRHYDEGEFDVLIIDSAPIGTALRLLSLPEVGGWYMRRFYKPFQNISVALRPLVEPLFRPIAGFSLPDKEVMDAPYEFYEQIEALEKVLTDNTQTSVRLVTNPEKMVIKESLRAHAYLSLYNVATDLVVANRIIPSEVQDPFFQRWKESQEQYRREIHDDFHPLPVKEVPLFSEEMCGLASLERLKETLYKDEDPTQVYYKETTLRVVQEENQYSLELYLPGIPKDQVQLSKTGDELNITIGNHRRNLVLPQALAALQPAGAKMENDYLKIRFA